The sequence GTCATTGCATTCCCTCAATCAATAGATAATATGAAATGACCTCGCTTATTGAGAGGTGGGTCGCACGAACCGCGACTCTCGTTTTATACGGAATCTTTCACAACATCGGACATTATAATGATTTTAAAAATTACCACGCCAATTATTGAACCAACCGAAGGTTCGCCACATTCATGGCTGGCAGCACAACCATTTTCTTCTTCATTTTCCGAAAGCCCTTCTTTTTGCTCGTCTGCATTTTCTCGCTTCTTTAATTTCAAAGCTCGCTGCTCGTATTTCTTTTGATTGTTAGCCACAGCGCTAGGCACACGCGCACCTCAATCTTTATCAATCAAAATAGAATACGACAATATGAATACTAAACTTCTAGGTAGCTCCCTGATTATCTCTGGCACGGCTTTAGGTGCTGGTATGCTTGCAATCCCAATGGTACTGGCTCAATTTGGCCTGTGGTATGGGACTTTATTAATGATATTTATTTGCTTTGGAACAACATACGCCGCGTTGTTGTTGCTTGAAGCGACGATTAAATCGGGTGGTGGGTTAGGGCTTAACTCAATCGCTCGCAAAACATTGGGCAAAGGCGGGCAGTTGGTGTCCAATGCACTACTTTATGCGCTCCTAATCTGCCTATTGATGGCTTACATTCTTGGCGCTGCAGATCTCGTAAACCAACTCGCACTCAAATTTGGTGTGGATTTAACGAATCACCAAAGCCAAATCGGATTTACACTTCTGTCAGGTATGGTTATTGCTACTGGCACAGGAGTGATAGATAAATTAAACCGCGCATTGTTCTTCGTGATGATCGCCAGTCTTTCAGCAACTTTACTCTTCCTTCTACCAGAATTCAGTAGCAACAATCTTATCCGAGTGATTAATGACGACCACTTTGCGCTGATCAAAACGAGTGCTGTACTGTTTACGAGCTTTGGGTTCATGGTTGTAATTCCGTCTCTGGTTTCGTACAACAAAGAGGCAACGGATAAGCAACTTCGAAATATGGTGATTGTGGGCTCGCTGATTCCTCTCGTGTGTTACTTGTGTTGGCTATTCGCTGTCGTGGGCAACTTG is a genomic window of Vibrio japonicus containing:
- a CDS encoding amino acid permease; this encodes MNTKLLGSSLIISGTALGAGMLAIPMVLAQFGLWYGTLLMIFICFGTTYAALLLLEATIKSGGGLGLNSIARKTLGKGGQLVSNALLYALLICLLMAYILGAADLVNQLALKFGVDLTNHQSQIGFTLLSGMVIATGTGVIDKLNRALFFVMIASLSATLLFLLPEFSSNNLIRVINDDHFALIKTSAVLFTSFGFMVVIPSLVSYNKEATDKQLRNMVIVGSLIPLVCYLCWLFAVVGNLKPEQLGELKGISDLIAAFEHHSSWFASLLSVFTGLALLTSFFGVAMSLYNQNRDMFNQNRVVTYVITFILPLVGAMFAADKFLSVLAYAGIILVVLAIFVPLAMVYKLRLAGTEEERYTTEGGTTMLLFSLLFGGFLLASQVI